A single Natrinema pellirubrum DSM 15624 DNA region contains:
- a CDS encoding IS630-like element ISNpe13 family transposase, with protein MTGREKKIVRHLSEEDLDRLLGEADDQKEFERLVFIKRLYKGATLKEAADDVGKSEGTATNWVNRWNEGGLGKLTPNFGGGRPPKLDEDQQDELIDRLREGQPWKKQEIQHLLDEEFDVEYHPHYLPTFLHNLGLSYAIPRTKRPDRPDNAEEILDERVEYAFDEDAHDQPHNKRESDDDDDEEKWRTDEDICTDGGTVVGFFDVSHPQPWDNSQRLYTVDEPHITRPLVKIDTPAAGFYALNGESVLSFPPNQEKEQICGCFEEIREQNPGKRILLVLDNFSSHVCKHTRKRAHELGIDLVFLPVGSPDLNPIEPVWKSLKWESSPLIVNGEDEYRRLLDELFDQLTEKLSFAASWIDNHLSGFLNKIC; from the coding sequence GTGACTGGTCGAGAGAAGAAAATCGTGCGACACCTGAGTGAAGAAGATCTGGATCGTCTTCTCGGCGAGGCAGACGATCAGAAGGAATTCGAACGCCTCGTGTTCATCAAACGGCTGTACAAGGGTGCCACGCTGAAGGAAGCCGCCGACGACGTCGGGAAATCTGAGGGCACCGCCACGAACTGGGTTAACCGCTGGAACGAAGGAGGTCTCGGCAAACTCACTCCGAACTTCGGGGGCGGTCGGCCCCCGAAGCTCGACGAAGACCAACAAGACGAACTCATCGATCGACTACGTGAGGGACAACCGTGGAAAAAACAGGAGATTCAGCACCTTCTCGACGAGGAGTTCGACGTCGAATATCATCCACACTACCTCCCAACGTTCCTACACAATCTCGGCCTTTCCTACGCCATTCCTCGGACAAAACGGCCTGATCGACCCGACAACGCCGAAGAGATCCTCGACGAACGCGTTGAGTACGCGTTCGACGAGGATGCTCACGACCAGCCACATAATAAGCGCGAGAGTGACGACGATGACGACGAAGAGAAGTGGCGTACCGATGAGGATATCTGCACTGATGGCGGGACTGTGGTGGGATTTTTCGATGTCTCGCATCCACAACCATGGGACAACTCTCAGCGACTGTATACGGTCGATGAACCACATATCACTCGGCCGCTGGTGAAAATCGATACACCAGCGGCCGGGTTCTATGCGCTCAACGGAGAGAGCGTGCTGTCGTTCCCACCGAACCAGGAGAAAGAACAAATCTGTGGGTGTTTCGAGGAGATCCGCGAGCAGAATCCCGGCAAGCGGATTCTGCTCGTGTTGGATAACTTTTCGTCACACGTCTGCAAGCACACGCGCAAGCGTGCTCATGAACTCGGGATTGATCTGGTGTTCCTTCCGGTTGGTTCCCCGGACCTCAACCCAATCGAACCTGTCTGGAAGAGTCTCAAGTGGGAGTCTTCGCCGTTGATTGTTAACGGCGAAGACGAGTACCGGAGACTCCTTGACGAACTGTTCGACCAACTGACCGAGAAACTGAGTTTCGCTGCATCGTGGATTGACAATCACCTCAGTGGATTTCTCAATAAGATTTGCTAA
- a CDS encoding IS5-like element ISNpe14 family transposase, with the protein MRSKRPIIRQCKNLAKQHVDNPDEPAAPDGASGFAEWTQIAFILLHAELDKDFRETEAWFNDSRAIREELNIDKSPDHTTLCRWEQQVDMRELRSLLRRSAEQAGWSGTAAIDASGFQRDQTSYHYRNRAGFSFHKLKTTILVDTESLAIKDVHFTTKRKWDGHIGLQVYRRNAEDLQEFLADANYSWSDLREECRAGATRPLIKHREHNALKKAHNARMDEDLYHQRTLSETAFSLLKDDGEKLRSRSWHGQFRELTRKCIVHNLSQAAS; encoded by the coding sequence ATGAGGTCGAAACGGCCGATCATACGGCAGTGTAAGAATCTTGCCAAACAGCACGTGGATAACCCTGACGAACCCGCTGCGCCGGACGGCGCCAGCGGGTTCGCCGAGTGGACTCAGATCGCGTTTATCCTCTTGCATGCGGAACTCGACAAAGATTTCCGAGAGACTGAAGCATGGTTCAATGACTCCAGAGCCATCCGTGAAGAGCTTAACATCGACAAATCGCCGGATCACACCACGCTCTGTCGATGGGAGCAACAGGTCGACATGCGTGAACTCCGCAGCCTGCTCCGCCGCAGTGCGGAGCAGGCTGGCTGGTCGGGAACAGCAGCAATCGACGCCAGTGGCTTCCAGCGAGATCAAACCAGCTATCATTACCGGAATCGTGCTGGCTTCTCGTTTCACAAGCTGAAGACAACGATTTTGGTCGATACAGAGTCACTGGCGATCAAAGACGTTCATTTCACGACGAAGCGCAAGTGGGACGGACACATCGGCTTGCAGGTCTATCGGCGCAACGCCGAAGACCTGCAAGAGTTCCTTGCAGATGCGAACTATTCGTGGTCAGATCTCAGAGAGGAGTGTCGCGCTGGCGCGACACGACCGCTAATCAAACACAGGGAGCACAATGCGCTGAAGAAAGCGCATAACGCTCGGATGGACGAAGATCTGTACCATCAGCGGACACTGAGTGAGACTGCGTTCTCACTGCTGAAGGATGACGGTGAGAAGTTACGCTCTCGGAGCTGGCACGGCCAGTTCCGAGAGCTCACGCGCAAGTGTATCGTGCATAACCTATCGCAGGCGGCGAGTTAG
- a CDS encoding IMPACT family protein yields the protein MSDTYRTVAASATAEFVVQGSEFLGHVRPVDSVSAAEAFVETVREEYADATHNVPAYRVRAGDDGEFLREYSSDDGEPSGSAGKPALNVLTQREIENCAVVVTRYYGGTNLGVGGLVRAYSRAVKDALDRAGVVEERPHERLEITVDYDDSGTVRSILESEGHEFDAEYEAEVRFAVRVPLPEGDAVRDRIRSATSGRADLD from the coding sequence GTGAGCGACACCTACCGGACCGTCGCGGCGTCGGCCACCGCCGAGTTCGTTGTCCAGGGATCGGAGTTTCTCGGCCACGTCCGTCCCGTCGACTCCGTCTCAGCGGCCGAGGCGTTCGTCGAGACCGTCCGCGAGGAGTACGCCGACGCGACCCACAACGTGCCCGCCTACCGGGTCCGGGCCGGCGACGACGGCGAGTTCCTCCGGGAGTACTCGAGCGACGACGGCGAACCCTCCGGTTCGGCCGGCAAGCCGGCGCTGAACGTCCTCACCCAGCGGGAGATCGAGAACTGTGCGGTCGTCGTGACGCGGTATTACGGCGGCACCAACCTCGGCGTCGGCGGCCTCGTCCGGGCCTACTCGCGGGCGGTGAAAGACGCCCTCGACCGGGCCGGCGTCGTCGAGGAACGCCCCCACGAACGCCTCGAGATCACCGTCGATTACGACGACTCGGGGACCGTCCGCTCGATCCTGGAGAGCGAGGGCCACGAGTTCGACGCCGAATACGAGGCCGAGGTCCGTTTTGCCGTTCGCGTCCCCCTCCCCGAAGGCGACGCCGTCCGGGACCGAATCCGGAGCGCGACGAGCGGCCGGGCCGACCTCGACTGA
- a CDS encoding DUF7522 family protein has protein sequence MDGDAIHSDLADEIHSVCRTTVGDELRSITYFTEDDVEQLYLRSDLEQTADLIGFAEHERLGFHSQSAYRNTQLGEYEATIRMFENGFLSRVIRGPHGVWVTTDDMSIERFEELTSALASVLDEYADSVDAPTPDGTDAA, from the coding sequence ATGGACGGCGATGCAATCCATTCCGACCTCGCAGATGAGATCCACAGCGTCTGCCGAACGACGGTCGGCGACGAACTCCGCAGTATCACCTACTTCACCGAGGACGACGTCGAACAGTTGTATCTCCGGTCGGACTTGGAGCAGACGGCCGACCTGATCGGCTTCGCCGAACACGAACGGCTCGGGTTCCACTCGCAGTCGGCCTACCGGAACACCCAACTCGGCGAGTACGAGGCGACGATTCGAATGTTCGAGAACGGGTTCCTCTCGCGAGTCATCCGGGGGCCCCACGGCGTCTGGGTGACGACCGACGACATGTCGATCGAGCGCTTCGAGGAACTAACGAGCGCGCTCGCGTCGGTGTTAGACGAGTACGCCGACAGCGTCGACGCGCCGACCCCCGACGGGACCGACGCCGCCTGA
- the hisB gene encoding imidazoleglycerol-phosphate dehydratase HisB, producing the protein MSERTATVTRETAETSIECTLEIDGSGTAAVDTGIGFFDHMLTSFAKHGLFDLEVDCDGDLEIDDHHTVEDVAIVLGEAFDAALGDRSGIVRYADRRVPLDEAVAGAVVDVSGRPRFYFEGTFSQASIGGFTSDMARHFGESLAMNGGLTLHLEVDGENAHHEVEALFKALARTLDDATRIDERREGTPSTKGTL; encoded by the coding sequence ATGAGCGAGCGAACGGCAACGGTCACGCGCGAGACGGCCGAGACGTCGATCGAGTGTACTCTCGAGATCGACGGGAGCGGGACGGCCGCGGTCGACACCGGCATCGGCTTCTTCGATCACATGCTGACGTCGTTCGCGAAACACGGCCTGTTCGACCTCGAGGTCGACTGCGACGGCGACCTCGAGATCGACGACCACCACACGGTCGAGGACGTCGCGATCGTCCTCGGCGAGGCATTCGACGCGGCGCTTGGCGATCGATCGGGCATCGTTCGATACGCCGACCGACGCGTCCCGCTGGACGAAGCGGTCGCGGGGGCCGTCGTCGACGTCAGCGGTCGCCCGCGGTTTTACTTCGAGGGGACGTTCTCCCAGGCGTCGATCGGCGGGTTCACGAGCGACATGGCCCGTCACTTCGGGGAGTCGCTGGCGATGAACGGCGGCCTGACACTCCATCTCGAGGTCGACGGCGAGAACGCCCACCACGAGGTCGAGGCGCTGTTCAAGGCGCTGGCGCGGACGCTCGACGACGCGACCCGAATCGACGAGCGCCGGGAGGGGACACCCAGTACGAAAGGGACGCTCTAG
- the hisA gene encoding 1-(5-phosphoribosyl)-5-[(5-phosphoribosylamino)methylideneamino]imidazole-4-carboxamide isomerase: protein MGTDGNDVRGTFEVIPAVDVQDGEVVQLVQGERGTEKSYGEPVEAAQRWLDAGAESLHLVDLDGAFEGERGNADAIDAVIDAVDVPTQLGGGIRTVDDAVDLLERGVDRVILGTAAVETPEIVGEISERHPESVVVSLDAKDGEVVVEGWTEGAGISPVEAAKRYEDLGAAGILFTNVDVEGRLEGAATEPVRELVAATDIPVIASGGVATLEDVRDLADAGAAAVVVGSALYEGQFTLEEAQAAVDATE from the coding sequence ATGGGTACTGATGGCAACGACGTACGCGGGACGTTCGAGGTGATCCCGGCGGTCGACGTACAGGACGGCGAAGTCGTCCAACTCGTCCAGGGAGAACGCGGCACGGAAAAGAGCTACGGCGAGCCGGTCGAGGCCGCTCAGCGGTGGCTCGACGCCGGCGCGGAGTCGCTTCACCTGGTCGATCTCGACGGGGCGTTCGAGGGCGAACGGGGGAACGCCGACGCCATCGACGCGGTGATCGACGCCGTCGACGTCCCCACGCAACTGGGCGGGGGAATTCGGACCGTCGACGACGCCGTCGACCTGCTCGAGCGGGGCGTCGACCGGGTGATCCTCGGGACCGCGGCGGTCGAGACCCCCGAGATCGTCGGCGAGATCAGCGAGCGCCACCCAGAGAGCGTCGTCGTCAGCCTCGACGCGAAGGACGGCGAGGTCGTCGTCGAGGGCTGGACCGAGGGCGCGGGGATCAGCCCCGTTGAGGCGGCCAAGCGGTACGAGGACCTCGGGGCCGCCGGGATCCTGTTTACCAACGTCGACGTCGAGGGACGACTCGAGGGGGCCGCGACCGAACCGGTCCGCGAACTGGTCGCGGCGACGGACATCCCCGTGATCGCCAGCGGCGGCGTCGCGACCCTCGAGGACGTCCGCGACCTCGCGGACGCCGGCGCAGCGGCCGTCGTCGTCGGGAGCGCGCTCTACGAGGGACAGTTCACGCTCGAGGAAGCACAGGCGGCGGTCGACGCCACCGAGTAG
- a CDS encoding inorganic phosphate transporter: MVSALLLVGILVAVFVGYNVGGATTGPAFGPAVGADAISKTAAGVLMTVFFFIGAWTIGRRVVDTLGRELVQDPGVFTLEASIGVLFFIGAALFVGNFFGVPASTSMTAVGSIAGLGLAAGELNVAVMGEIAIWWVVSPFIGFWVSLIIGRYFYSSLNRRLAMVRSEGPLYRIDRSRRVPVPVPTETTNRRELGGIAMVIVIGCLMAFSSGTSNIANAVAPLVGSGELAMNPAIVIGCAAVGIGTVTIARRTLETMGNDLTELPLTAAIVTATVSASLVIFLSAIGIPASFVIIATMCIIGLGWGRATRPITVADAVRGEESVPISVDALTADEEGETLPPIGDEDPERIPRASDLFDPATTARVVLMQNIVPVIATAGAYATFRFVPIFGL; the protein is encoded by the coding sequence ATGGTGTCCGCGTTGCTCCTCGTCGGGATCCTCGTGGCCGTTTTCGTGGGATACAACGTCGGCGGTGCGACGACCGGACCGGCGTTCGGCCCGGCCGTCGGTGCCGATGCGATCTCGAAGACCGCGGCCGGCGTGTTGATGACGGTGTTTTTCTTCATCGGTGCGTGGACGATCGGTCGCCGCGTCGTCGATACCCTCGGCCGTGAACTCGTCCAGGATCCCGGCGTCTTCACGCTCGAGGCGAGTATCGGCGTCCTCTTCTTTATCGGCGCTGCGTTGTTCGTCGGGAACTTCTTCGGCGTCCCCGCTTCGACGTCGATGACGGCCGTCGGCTCGATCGCGGGACTCGGGCTCGCCGCCGGCGAACTCAACGTCGCGGTCATGGGCGAGATCGCTATCTGGTGGGTCGTCTCGCCGTTTATCGGGTTCTGGGTCTCGCTAATCATCGGCCGCTACTTCTACTCGTCGCTCAACCGACGGCTTGCGATGGTGCGCAGTGAGGGCCCCCTCTACCGGATCGATCGCTCCCGTCGGGTTCCGGTTCCGGTCCCGACCGAGACCACGAATCGGCGCGAACTGGGCGGCATCGCGATGGTGATCGTCATCGGCTGTCTGATGGCTTTCTCCTCCGGGACCTCGAACATCGCGAACGCGGTCGCCCCGCTCGTCGGCAGCGGCGAACTCGCGATGAACCCCGCGATCGTCATCGGCTGTGCCGCGGTCGGGATCGGCACGGTCACGATCGCGCGGCGCACCCTCGAGACGATGGGGAACGATCTCACGGAACTGCCGCTGACGGCGGCGATCGTCACCGCGACGGTAAGTGCCTCGCTCGTCATCTTTCTCTCCGCGATCGGCATTCCCGCGAGTTTCGTCATCATCGCGACGATGTGTATCATCGGGCTCGGCTGGGGACGGGCGACGCGCCCGATAACCGTGGCCGATGCCGTCCGGGGCGAGGAGTCGGTCCCGATCTCCGTCGACGCCTTGACCGCCGATGAGGAGGGTGAAACGCTGCCGCCGATCGGCGACGAGGACCCGGAACGGATCCCACGTGCGTCCGATCTCTTCGATCCGGCGACGACGGCCCGCGTGGTCCTCATGCAGAACATCGTCCCGGTCATCGCGACGGCCGGCGCGTATGCCACGTTTCGGTTCGTTCCGATCTTCGGGCTCTGA
- a CDS encoding universal stress protein, with product MVSRVLVPMEDSEMSDHALEYALEVFPDAEITVVHVVGEPSQMWGHATGLALADDLEEAAEEHASEVFDRARDIVANADGDAELETAIEFGHPARAIINRAGDYETVVIGTHSGSVADRIFVGNVAEKVFRSSPVPVVVVR from the coding sequence ATGGTCTCACGCGTCTTGGTCCCGATGGAGGACTCGGAAATGAGCGACCACGCCCTCGAGTACGCCCTCGAGGTCTTCCCGGACGCCGAGATAACCGTCGTACACGTCGTTGGCGAACCGTCACAGATGTGGGGGCACGCGACGGGGCTCGCGCTCGCCGACGATCTCGAGGAAGCCGCGGAGGAACACGCGAGTGAGGTGTTCGATCGCGCACGCGACATCGTCGCGAACGCCGACGGCGACGCGGAACTCGAGACCGCGATCGAATTCGGCCATCCAGCGCGTGCGATCATCAACCGGGCTGGCGACTACGAGACGGTCGTCATCGGGACGCACAGCGGATCCGTCGCGGATCGTATCTTCGTTGGTAACGTCGCCGAGAAGGTCTTCCGGAGTTCCCCGGTTCCGGTCGTCGTCGTCCGGTAA
- a CDS encoding inorganic phosphate transporter, producing MNAEPLLIVGLLTAIFVGYNIGGSTTGPAFGPAVGANVITKVMAAGLMSIFFFVGAYTIGPQVVTTLGEELVTDTSIFTLRSNVAVLFFIGGALFVGNYAGVPASTSMTAVGAIAALGMATGELNWNELGEIAVWWIVAPIIGFWVAGVVGRYFYPQINAWIAIESKDEGRPMVSIDRSGLVPRLQFGVDADRREITGALTVVAIGCLMGFASGTSNIANAIAPIYGTGDVDMVPLILIGCAAVAVGCFTIARRTLDTLGSDITNLPLTAAIVVAVISSGIVVSLSWIGIPASFVVIATMSIVGLGWGRATRTTTLSDAARGEETRVSVGALTAEAEGERSPEIGEEDVEDIPKASDLFDPSTTARVILMQNVVPAISTIGAYFTFRFVPIFGF from the coding sequence GTGAACGCGGAACCGCTGCTTATCGTCGGGCTTCTCACTGCGATCTTCGTCGGCTACAACATCGGCGGCTCGACGACCGGCCCCGCGTTCGGGCCGGCCGTCGGTGCCAACGTAATCACGAAGGTGATGGCCGCCGGCCTGATGTCGATTTTTTTCTTCGTCGGGGCCTACACCATCGGTCCGCAGGTCGTTACGACGCTCGGTGAAGAACTCGTTACCGACACCTCAATCTTCACGCTGCGCTCGAACGTCGCCGTCCTCTTCTTTATCGGCGGCGCGCTGTTCGTCGGCAACTACGCCGGCGTCCCCGCCTCGACGTCGATGACCGCGGTCGGTGCTATCGCCGCGCTGGGGATGGCGACCGGTGAACTCAACTGGAACGAACTCGGCGAAATCGCCGTTTGGTGGATCGTCGCGCCGATCATCGGGTTCTGGGTGGCCGGCGTGGTCGGACGATACTTCTATCCGCAGATCAACGCCTGGATCGCCATCGAATCCAAAGACGAGGGCCGACCGATGGTCTCGATCGACCGGTCGGGGCTCGTCCCGCGGCTCCAGTTCGGCGTCGATGCCGACCGCCGGGAAATCACCGGCGCACTGACTGTCGTCGCCATCGGGTGTCTGATGGGCTTTGCATCCGGGACGAGCAACATCGCCAACGCGATCGCGCCGATCTACGGCACCGGCGACGTCGACATGGTGCCGCTGATCCTGATCGGCTGTGCGGCGGTCGCGGTCGGCTGTTTCACGATCGCTCGCCGGACCCTCGACACGCTCGGGAGCGACATCACGAACCTCCCGCTGACCGCGGCGATCGTCGTCGCGGTCATCAGTTCGGGGATCGTCGTCAGCCTCTCGTGGATCGGGATCCCCGCGAGCTTCGTCGTCATCGCGACGATGAGTATCGTCGGGCTGGGCTGGGGGCGAGCCACCCGGACGACGACGCTGTCCGATGCCGCCCGCGGCGAGGAAACCCGCGTCTCCGTCGGCGCGCTGACCGCGGAAGCGGAGGGCGAACGCTCCCCCGAAATCGGCGAGGAAGACGTCGAGGACATCCCGAAGGCGTCGGATCTATTCGATCCCTCGACGACCGCCCGCGTGATCCTGATGCAAAACGTCGTCCCGGCCATCTCGACGATCGGGGCCTACTTCACCTTCCGGTTCGTCCCGATCTTCGGGTTTTGA
- the fer gene encoding ferredoxin Fer — MPTVEYLNYEVLDDHGWDMDDEDLFDEAADAGLDDEDYGSLDVAEGEYILEAAEAQGYDWPFSCRAGACANCAAIVKEGEIDMDMQQILSDEEVEEKNVRLTCIGSPETDEVKIVYNAKHLDYLQNRVI; from the coding sequence ATGCCCACGGTAGAATACCTCAACTACGAAGTACTGGACGACCACGGCTGGGACATGGACGACGAGGACCTCTTCGACGAGGCCGCAGACGCCGGCCTCGACGACGAGGACTACGGCTCGCTCGACGTCGCCGAGGGCGAATACATCCTCGAGGCGGCCGAGGCCCAGGGCTACGACTGGCCGTTCTCGTGTCGCGCAGGTGCCTGTGCGAACTGTGCGGCGATCGTCAAGGAGGGCGAGATCGACATGGACATGCAGCAGATCCTCTCCGACGAGGAAGTCGAAGAGAAGAACGTCCGCCTGACCTGCATCGGCTCGCCCGAGACCGACGAGGTCAAGATCGTCTACAACGCCAAGCACCTTGACTACCTGCAGAACCGCGTCATTTAA
- a CDS encoding RidA family protein: MENQQRGESRLDRVSESSRKQRDGAEFVGAFGKKTGSSDLVFLEGLLPERDGEVARREPPSRQLEICLQTLEAELDRYGKDPADVLQLTVYLTDMDAYEEINDTYEQFFGTTCPARTTVGVCELLGGAAVTVDGVIAIE, encoded by the coding sequence ATGGAGAATCAGCAGAGAGGCGAGTCTCGTCTCGATCGAGTCAGTGAAAGTAGTCGGAAGCAACGGGACGGAGCAGAATTCGTCGGTGCGTTCGGGAAGAAAACCGGGAGTTCCGATCTCGTCTTTCTCGAGGGGTTGCTCCCAGAACGGGACGGTGAGGTCGCTCGGAGGGAACCGCCGTCACGGCAGCTAGAAATCTGTCTCCAAACGCTCGAAGCGGAACTGGATCGGTATGGCAAAGATCCGGCAGACGTTCTTCAATTAACGGTGTATCTCACAGACATGGATGCGTACGAGGAGATCAACGACACGTACGAGCAGTTCTTCGGGACGACATGCCCCGCACGTACGACGGTGGGCGTCTGTGAACTCCTCGGAGGGGCAGCAGTGACCGTTGACGGTGTTATCGCCATCGAATGA
- a CDS encoding ArsR/SmtB family transcription factor: MARATERLQRYLEDELGECRNEDVEERLDELSTLEAAIGPEQVNTELDVLSALANETRYTLVRVLVAAEAELCVCELHAVVDVTESGLSHALSGLVEAGLVEGRKDGRWKKYRATNRAVALVTVLEGSVDE; the protein is encoded by the coding sequence ATGGCACGAGCGACGGAGCGACTCCAACGATATCTCGAGGACGAACTCGGGGAGTGTCGCAACGAAGATGTCGAAGAACGGCTCGACGAACTCAGCACGCTCGAGGCAGCGATCGGGCCGGAACAGGTCAACACCGAACTTGACGTTCTTTCCGCACTGGCCAACGAGACGCGCTATACGCTCGTTCGCGTTCTCGTCGCCGCAGAGGCAGAACTCTGTGTCTGTGAACTCCACGCGGTCGTCGACGTTACCGAGAGCGGGCTCAGCCACGCGCTCTCGGGGCTGGTCGAGGCCGGCCTCGTCGAGGGCCGCAAGGACGGCCGCTGGAAGAAGTACCGGGCGACCAACCGCGCCGTAGCGCTCGTGACCGTCCTCGAGGGGAGCGTTGATGAGTAG
- the arsB gene encoding ACR3 family arsenite efflux transporter translates to MSSASHDHGPNCDCEGCGDPRSMDFLDKYLTVWIFAAMIVGVGLGQVAPSVTEPIRDLHLVEIGLIAMMYPPLAKADYSRLPTVFSNWRVLGLSLVQNWLIGPTLMFGLAVFFFSGLVPGLPARPEYFLGLVFIGMARCIAMVLVWNELAEGSTEYVTGLVAFNSLFQIVTYGVYVWFFALVLPPLLGMEALAAEITTFNVSPEQVFWAIAVFLGIPFAGGILTRYVGTRTKGEEWYDDEFVPKIDPLTLVALLFTIVVMFATQGENIVAAPADVLLIAVPLTIYFVVMFLVSFGMGRGIGADYSTTTAIGFTAASNNFELAIAVAVAVFGVGSGVAFATVVGPLIEVPVLLALVNVALYFQRRFDWGERDTGSLEPTTRETPTDD, encoded by the coding sequence ATGAGTAGCGCGTCACACGACCACGGACCGAACTGCGACTGTGAGGGCTGTGGGGATCCGCGGTCGATGGATTTCCTCGACAAGTATCTCACCGTGTGGATCTTCGCGGCGATGATCGTCGGCGTCGGCCTGGGGCAGGTCGCGCCGTCGGTGACCGAGCCGATTCGAGACCTGCACCTCGTGGAGATCGGCCTCATCGCGATGATGTACCCGCCCCTGGCGAAGGCCGACTACTCGCGGCTCCCGACGGTCTTCAGCAACTGGCGGGTGCTGGGCCTGAGCCTCGTCCAGAACTGGCTCATCGGGCCGACGCTGATGTTCGGACTGGCGGTCTTCTTCTTCAGCGGGCTCGTGCCCGGCCTGCCCGCCCGCCCGGAGTACTTCCTCGGGCTCGTCTTCATCGGGATGGCCCGGTGTATCGCGATGGTGCTGGTCTGGAACGAACTCGCAGAGGGCTCGACCGAGTACGTGACCGGCCTCGTGGCCTTTAACAGCCTCTTCCAGATCGTCACCTACGGGGTGTACGTCTGGTTCTTCGCGCTCGTCCTCCCGCCGCTGCTCGGCATGGAGGCGCTCGCGGCCGAGATCACGACGTTCAACGTCTCGCCCGAACAGGTGTTCTGGGCGATCGCCGTTTTCCTCGGGATCCCCTTCGCCGGGGGCATCCTCACCCGATACGTCGGGACCCGAACCAAAGGTGAGGAGTGGTACGACGACGAGTTCGTCCCCAAGATCGACCCGCTCACGCTGGTCGCCCTGCTCTTTACCATCGTCGTGATGTTCGCCACGCAGGGCGAGAACATCGTCGCCGCGCCCGCGGACGTGTTGCTGATCGCCGTCCCGCTGACGATCTACTTCGTCGTCATGTTCCTCGTCAGCTTCGGGATGGGCCGGGGGATCGGCGCGGACTACTCGACGACGACCGCGATCGGCTTTACCGCGGCCTCGAACAACTTCGAACTCGCCATCGCCGTCGCCGTCGCCGTCTTCGGCGTCGGCTCCGGCGTCGCTTTCGCCACCGTTGTCGGCCCGCTCATCGAGGTCCCCGTCCTGCTCGCGCTGGTCAACGTCGCGCTGTACTTCCAGCGCCGGTTCGACTGGGGCGAGCGCGATACCGGGAGCCTCGAGCCGACGACGCGAGAGACACCGACCGACGACTGA
- a CDS encoding arsenate-mycothiol transferase ArsC: MSTDTDSDDPTRIAFVCVQNAGRSQMSTAFAERERERRGLEDSLEILTGGTDPADEVHAGVIDAMAELEFDLSDRTPREVTTEELRSCDYVATMGCSTLELGDVDGVDVRDWALPDPDGGDPEEVREIRDEIERRVAALFDEFSDAP, translated from the coding sequence ATGTCAACCGATACCGACTCCGACGACCCGACTCGAATCGCTTTCGTCTGCGTGCAAAACGCCGGCCGCTCCCAGATGTCGACCGCCTTCGCCGAGCGCGAACGCGAGCGTCGTGGCCTCGAGGACTCCCTCGAGATCCTGACCGGCGGCACGGACCCGGCCGACGAAGTCCACGCGGGCGTGATCGACGCCATGGCCGAACTCGAGTTCGACCTGTCCGACCGAACGCCGCGGGAGGTCACCACCGAGGAACTCCGCTCGTGTGACTACGTCGCGACGATGGGGTGTTCGACGCTCGAGTTGGGCGACGTTGACGGCGTCGACGTCCGCGACTGGGCGCTGCCCGATCCGGACGGCGGTGATCCCGAGGAGGTACGGGAGATCCGCGACGAGATCGAGCGCCGAGTGGCCGCGCTGTTCGACGAGTTCAGCGACGCGCCCTGA
- a CDS encoding HPP family protein — MRDGAAFSTLYTGVLLAVPGLLAWVTGQALLFPSLGPTAFLLATVQEGEVTAPRRVIGGHVVGIVAGLVAYHTIAPGLTVTTAAPTFAVSQLRLVTSGVVAVALTSGGMLATETVHPPACATTLIVSLGLLASPLEGALIALAVVVLVGVHELVTHDRPFREDLPIGR; from the coding sequence ATGAGGGACGGCGCGGCCTTCTCGACCCTGTACACCGGCGTCTTACTCGCGGTACCGGGCCTGCTGGCGTGGGTGACCGGGCAGGCGCTGCTCTTTCCGAGCCTGGGACCCACGGCGTTCCTGCTGGCGACGGTCCAAGAAGGAGAGGTGACCGCGCCGCGGCGGGTCATCGGCGGCCACGTCGTCGGGATCGTCGCCGGGCTCGTCGCCTACCACACCATCGCGCCCGGCCTCACGGTTACGACGGCCGCACCGACGTTCGCGGTCAGCCAGCTTCGGCTGGTCACGAGCGGCGTCGTCGCCGTCGCGTTGACCTCGGGCGGAATGCTCGCGACCGAGACGGTCCATCCGCCGGCCTGCGCGACGACGCTGATCGTCTCGCTGGGGCTGCTGGCGTCGCCGCTCGAGGGCGCGCTCATCGCGCTGGCCGTCGTCGTCCTCGTCGGCGTCCACGAACTGGTCACCCACGACCGTCCGTTCCGCGAAGACCTCCCGATCGGGCGCTAA